The nucleotide sequence AAGGTCGCCACGTAAAAGGGGAGCTGTTGCTGCAGCGGTCGCGGCGTCACCGTGCTGTTGCGGATCTGAATGTAGTTGCCCTCGAAATCAACGGCCCTGCGGTGCAGGAGGAGGTCGACCGCTTCGACCGTCTCGAACATAATGCTGCGCAGCTCCTCCTTGCTCCGCAGGAAGTGGCGGGTGTCCGGCGCGAATCCCCCCTTGGCAAAGCCGGCGTCGATGCGGCCGCCGCTGAGGTTGTCGAGCACCGCGATGCTCTCGGCCAGGCGGACGGGGTGGTGGAACGGGGCGAGGAAGCCGGCGGTACCGAGACGGATGCTGCGCGTGCGCGCGACGGCAGAGGCGAGCATGACCGCGGGGTCGGGCAGGACGCTGAAGGCGTTGAAGTGGTGCTCGCCGAACCACGCCTCGTCAAAGCCGAGCCGGTCGGCGGTCTCCACCAGGCGCAGCTGGTCGTGCAGGCTCTGGGCCGTATCGTTGCCGTAGTGTTCGGCGAGGCAGAAGAGTCCTATCTGCATGATGACTCCCTCATTTGGTGATGTGGGCCCAGAAGCCGCTCTCGTCGTTGATGATCTCGAAGGAGGCCGGGTGCAGCGCTTCGAGGATCTCCGGCAGCGCGTTGCGCATGCTCCGTGAGCGGTTCTTGAAACGCTCTTCCCAGTTCGGTTCGCGCTCGAGCATCGTGCTGACGATCTGTTCGCGTAGCGCCGCGTTGCCGAAACCGCCCCCCACGTAGGCGCGGCCGCCCCGGCGCAGTACGCGGAGGATCTCGCCGTAGGCCCGTTTCTGGTCGTCCCAGAAGGGGGAGGAGCCGCGGCTGACGACGAGGTCGACGCTCTCGGAGGGGAGCGGGATATCGTGGATGTCGCCCTGAACAAAGCGGCTGCGCGCCGTGATGGCTTCTTCTTCGGCGTAACCGCGGGCGAGTTCGAGCATCTTTTCGCTCTGGTCGAAGAAGGTGACGTCGCATCCGCTCTGCTGGGCCATGGCCCGCCCCAGGGCACCCGTGCCGCAGCCGGCATCGAGACAGACGCCGCGGGTCATCTGCGTCTGCTGAATGATCTGCGACGCGATGACCGGGTAGATGGGGGCGAACACCTCTCTGACGATGGCGTCGAACCCCAACGGGTCATGGGCGCCTTTGTGCGTTTTTTGCTTCAGTCTGTTCATGGGTTTTTCCTTTGTATCAATATAGATATAACGGTAGTGATGCCGCCGCTTCTTCCGCAGCACCTTTTGCGTGTCAGCGGGCAGGGGCCGCGGTGTCGTAGGCGGGGAAAAAGAGCGCCTCGAAACGCGC is from Sulfurimonas sp. HSL-1656 and encodes:
- a CDS encoding class I SAM-dependent methyltransferase: MNRLKQKTHKGAHDPLGFDAIVREVFAPIYPVIASQIIQQTQMTRGVCLDAGCGTGALGRAMAQQSGCDVTFFDQSEKMLELARGYAEEEAITARSRFVQGDIHDIPLPSESVDLVVSRGSSPFWDDQKRAYGEILRVLRRGGRAYVGGGFGNAALREQIVSTMLEREPNWEERFKNRSRSMRNALPEILEALHPASFEIINDESGFWAHITK